The Primulina eburnea isolate SZY01 chromosome 8, ASM2296580v1, whole genome shotgun sequence genome contains a region encoding:
- the LOC140839383 gene encoding uncharacterized protein, with the protein MDIDPDISNWILDFLLRQPLEDRTLNTLLRTLPLPNDKPNLKISLLLRKLDSDVSRNSVSESALEVLERLEELSFQRGTEEVADEMKRAYCAVAVECTVRYLANENCGEINGKFKFFEAVKRVWRGRVGRMERLFGKGGLGSEELWGWKDEMEAAVWEDGACENVLKRSKMVNAVEAVSGYIRLERERMGPSFIELVAQRLKDDEVLKDVLLMGGSDPIAENQETSHYTERNTDAGVPNNDVQKGKFQAQNMLAGFNRSRGVKIADSNSTKTGKSYRNYKLPRSSEVDRVREALESSSLELQAVVKDPLPDALRLAESISNVAGQSMSHDPMEVEHVEANLLVVDGAGVVHGNGCTVDNMHRPSLMKRNSSARTHEWEDSIHDSRGDSEEDGVRLQLPSPRTICVSPLNKYEIKTFKKRRKVRKWSPLEEDTLRTGVEKYGKGNWKVILTVYHDVFEDRTEVDLKDKWRNLTRY; encoded by the exons ATGGATATTGATCCCGATATCTCGAATTGGATCCTCGATTTCCTCCTCAGACAACCGTTAGAAGATCGCACGCTCAATACCCTACTTCGCACTCTTCCTCTCCCAAACGATAAACCAAACCTTAAGATATCACTTCTGTTAAGGAAACTCGATTCTGATGTCTCACGTAATTCAGTTTCCGAAAGTGCTCTCGAAGTCTTGGAGCGACTCGAAGAACTCTCATTCCAACGAGGAACTGAAGAGGTTGCAGACGAAATGAAGCGTGCCTACTGCGCGGTGGCTGTTGAATGTACGGTGAGGTATCTAGCCAATGAGAATTGTGGGGAGATTAATGGGAAGTTCAAGTTTTTTGAGGCGGTGAAGAGGGTGTGGAGGGGAAGGGTTGGGAGAATGGAAAGATTGTTTGGGAAGGGAGGATTGGGTTCGGAAGAGTTGTGGGGTTGGAAGGATGAAATGGAAGCTGCGGTGTGGGAGGATGGTGCTTGCGAGAATGTTTTGAAGAGGAGTAAGATGGTTAATGCGGTTGAGGCTGTTAGTGGTTATATAAGACTAGAGAGGGAGAGAATGGGCCCTTCTTTTATTGAGTTGGTGGCGCAGAGATTGAAGGATGACGAGGTTCTGAAGGATGTGCTACTAATGGGTGGAAGTGATCCGATCGCTGAAAATCAAGAAACTTCTCATTACACTGAACGGAATACAGATGCTGGAGTACCTAATAACG ATGTTCAAAAGGGAAAATTTCAGGCCCAAAACATGCTTGCTGGTTTTAATCGTTCCAGAGGAGTGAAAATTGCTGATTCTAATTCAACTAAAACAGGAAAGTCATATAGAAACTATAAATTACCACGTAGTTCGGAAGTTGATAGAGTTCGGGAAGCTCTGGAGTCCAGCTCATTGGAACTCCAAGCAGTTGTGAAGGATCCACTTCCTGATGCATTACGACTTGCAGAAAGTATCTCGAACGTGGCAGGGCAGAGTATGAGTCATGATCCCATGGAAGTGGAGCATGTTGAAGCTAACCTTTTAGTTGTGGATGGTGCTGGAGTTGTTCATGGTAATGGATGTACTGTGGATAATATGCATAGACCAAGTTTGATGAAACGAAACAGCTCTGCCCGTACGCATGAG TGGGAGGATTCAATTCATGATTCACGTGGAGACTCAGAAGAAGACGGGGTTAGGCTTCAGTTACCTAGCCCAAGGACGATATGTGTTTCTCCTCTCAACAAATATGAAATCAAAACTTTTAAAAAGAGGAGGAAAGTTAGGAAATGGAGTCCTTTGGAAGAAGACACTTTGAGGACTGGAGTAGAGAA GTATGGAAAAGGAAACTGGAAGGTCATCCTAACTGTCTACCATGACGTATTTGAAGATCGTACCGAG GTTGATTTGAAGGACAAGTGGAGAAACTTAACACGCTACTGA